Below is a genomic region from Helianthus annuus cultivar XRQ/B chromosome 2, HanXRQr2.0-SUNRISE, whole genome shotgun sequence.
ttTAATGTACGAATAGaaggaaaagacaaaaaaacgcGGTGGCATTTCGTAATTATCAGtaactatcaaaattactctacaaatgatcctgtagagtaattttgatcttttgtagagtaattttgtaaaatgttcttgtagagtaattttgttcttgtagggtaattatcaaaattactctgtatcaaaattactttacaagtgaatcaaaataaccctgcaagtttatcaaacaacatacaattcaaaattactctacaaatgatcatgTAGAGtcattttgatcttgtagagtaatttttgtaaaatgatcctgtagagtaattttgatcctGCATCAAAATTACTTTATGTGCATCAATTCTCAAATAATTTACTGAACGTCAGTTTAGTTTTAAGATGATTACCAAAAGCGCATCTAACTTAATGGTATCAAGGTGTTAAAATAGTGCCCATATCTCATAGTGGCGACGGTTCAAGTCCCACCATAGACACGGGTATAATTTAAAACTAGCTGCTGTGAGTAGAGCTGAAAATGAACCAAACGTTGGACggacagttcgtgaaccgttcggtgggaagttcgtttgtgttcactTGTTTATTGAACAAACGAACACAAAGAACAAATTTctttcgtttaattaaatgaacgaacatgaacagaggctgTGTTCGTTCATATATGTTCGTGaacatgttcgtttgtgtttgatagttcattagtgtttttagtttttatattttatttaaatacttcaaaattccgacaataaaatatttaataagtgtcagtgtattatatattcttttCATGAACgttttgtgttcgtttgtttccatttgtgtccATGAAcaattagtttgtgctcatttgtgttcatcaGCATTCGTTTTTGTTCGTCGCCttaaattaacaaacaaacacaaacgaacacgaacaagttcatttccttaacaaacaaacacaaacataaaatcttgttcggtaagCCGGAAGCATTTATAAATAGTTCATAAGCACATATATTTCTTAAGAAACAAACATAAAAAGCTCTTATTCGTATTCGTGAGTTTACaggaaaaaaaaattaacacCAATATTTTTGTGTACAACAATACAAAACCTTCCCTAATATGATGGTATGGCCATATGGGATAAGCAGAATAGTCTGTGTGATTGGTCCCCTCTCATTGAGTTCATACACTGGCAAATCTAACCCAATCAATAAGTCACATCACTTTCCCTCTATAAGATAGTACAAGTGACTAATGCATGGGACATTGTTGAATTGTACATTGTACAAGTGGTTGATGCAAGAATAGGGGACACTTTCAGTATCAACGGTCTCAGGCCCTCATCTATCAAGACCACTTAACTAACCTCATTAATGATGTCCAACCAAATCTATTGCTTAGATTTTTATCATAAATTGGCAACAAAATATATGTCTTTAAGTgtgtttactttatttatttttttaagcaATTTGTATACATAAATATCATTTTTTAACAACTTAAATTACATTAATTCGTCTTCGACGAGACTTGAACTCTTGACCTCAAGAGCAGTGGCGCAGCTTAGTTATGTTCcgagggggcgcccgacccccgaacttttcgatgcgtagtgttatgaatagtactttcgtatagaaattttttaggtatatacgtttccgCCCCCTGGTTTCGGaaaatttggggggggggggggcaagcTTCGCCAATGCTCAAGAGCATCAACACCTAACTACAGTGGTTTTGCAAATTGGACCCAAACCCCCACCCACATAAATATCATCTAACCATGCATATGTAAGTATCGTAATTAAATTCACTACGCTTTTGTATGGGATAACGCTAAAGCAGTAGGTTATGCTAATCAAGTGCGATTAAACTAAATGAAAGGTGTATATATCTTAAAAAGAAAAATAGTCCCTTAATTGATCCTAGTTTAAGTCTCAATTAGAGCGAATTCTATAGTGGGGTTTAAGTCTATCACAAGCTTAGCATGATTAGGTTATCGaacatattattataaaaatataaaaataatattttttatataaaagttgcacattaaatttaatattatatatgGTAATAGATAAACTATACATATTtgttataaataaaattatatatcaGATAATTAAAATATTAATGCATATCAATAAAAAATAGttaattaataaacaaataacaaACAATGGGAGCAGATACATGTAATGTTACTTACGAGTCAAAGTGGGAGAAAGCTTGAAACGAGCTGAGCTGAACTCAAACTCTCTTAAAGCAATTAAGTTGAGCTCCGATTTAATGAGTTCTAGACTCGACTAGACTCATTTCTACTCGTAAAATTAAGCATGTTCCTTACTTGGTAACAATATTGCTACCGTCATGTAAGTTATAACAACAAACTCAATTTGTACTTAaccatttttaataaaattttaggcGGAAGTTTTTATTTCCATATCAAAAGTTATCGATATGTTTTATGATTGTTATTAATTGTGTTGGTGATTTCATGCCTTTCTGATACTTACATAAAATTAAGCTTAGTTCGTGAGTAATTTGAATAGCTTGAGCTTATCATGGTGCCTTctttaattgaaaaaaaaaaaaaaaaaaaaacccatcttACTTAAGATCGACAATAAATTATAAACTTTGTTAAAACCTGAATCCAGCTAGAAGAATAAATTTCAATACAGTAATTATGCATGCATATAACTCTTATATATGTCAACCATAaactatattatttattttactaGAGGGTaggcccgtgcgatgcacggcatGACCAACAGTTAGTGTCCTTCATTTTGTGGTGCGTTCGGGAAAAATGTTTATGCATGGATAAAAGGTAATTAGCCAAAAGACAATGTATGAGAAGCCATACAAAACGTCATAAGAGCTTGTACCATAAGCCGGCCACACAAAATTTAAGGCGTGCATAGCACAGGAAACTTTGTTTGCGGAATGTGTTTAAGAACAAACATGTATGCCAAGTCTGAAAACATACATTACAGAAAAAAAACTTAAAGGAGTTCATAAAGCTTCCGGTTTTATTCAATAATTCACGAAATCTTCTGCCGCTAATGCATGCCCATGTAGTCGCCCTTCCCCTTAGTAATCAAATCAGTCATTATACATCTTACTTATTCGCATCATTAACCGTTATACCCTCTAACCCGATCCGAATCACATCAATCCACTTCTCAACATCACCCCCTGCAACAGAACTATCATTGAGGGTAAACTAAAAAAATTCCCATAGTAAAACCTTTCTTTAATCTAACATAAGAGAATTCTAATCAGTCACAATTTACAAATTATCTTTCTACGTGAAAGGTGTGCTTTTTTGGTCATATTATCTATTAACTTcttaaataatattaatatttttttgatAAACCCTCAAAAATCTGATTGTTACAACCTCAAACACCAGAAACACATCAAAAACACTATCTTGTTAATTATCCATATCACTTTATCCCTTTCAAACCATAAATCCAAACACCCTTTACGCGCTACGCTCACAAAAAAAAAGATAAGAAACGAAAACCAGAcccacatacacacacacacacacacacatatatatagagagagagagagataaccTGGGCGTTTACTGCTAACTCTCAAACTGAAGATCGAACTCTTGCAGCTCTTGTCATCCAAATTCTCGCCTGACAAACAAAGTTGTGAAGTAACAGTAAATCAACAAACAAATATGAAACGAAAAACCGAAGAACAAAATAGCATAAAGTGCAAAAAGGGGTAACGACCATGAAGTGGGAGTGGTAAATTAGTGTTATCCGGTCAAACGTAACAGTAGCCGGAACAAAAATCAAGGGCCATCGGAGTACCTGTATCACCGGTTGACCTTGATTTCTCCGGCCCGTAGAACCAGAAACTTAATGTGTTCATAGTTCATACAATAAACATGAACCGTTAGGCAATGAACTATAAAAAAGAAGATAAGATAGTAATACCTTTAATGAAGCACCACCCAGAAGTAATCCATTAATGTCTTCTTTTTTCGCCAGCTAAGCCGAGTTGCCTGCATTTACAGATTATGAGAAGGTAATTAAAATTTGGATTAACAAAACTAATCACTCATGTGCAATAAGTATTAGCAAGCGGCTAAACAGGTTTAAAATGACCcctccccctccccccccccattACTTACAAAATATGCCCTCCACCTATTCCTCTTTGCTAAGCAGAGTCGCCCGCATTTACAGATCCTCGATGTCTTCAGGTACCGTGACTCGGTTCAGCTGGGTTCGCACCTGTTCCTCTTTGCTGTTTTTGGCATTTATACAAAATATTCCCTTACTCTCGTAGATTAATGCCAAGTGCCCGTTGGGAAGATCTACAAGCCAAAGTTTAAGATGGTAAATCATTCCCATAATTTTATCTTCTACAAAGCAAAATTTAAAAGATTGTAAAAATATTGCAATCATACAACCTTCTTGGGCTTTGAGTATATTACATGCACTTGAGTGTACAAAACTGGTATTTAATAAATATTAACCTCAAAATTGACTTCAGCAACGATATAAAGCCTCaagaaatattaaaaaatatagaAAATTAAAATGATGATACTTTTATAAATTCAGTTGTAAAATGACCACTGTTTGACCTAAAAGTTGATCGAGAAATGCCGCAATATCTAACCACTTACAATGGGAGAAGGCAGCAGCTGCAGCAAGCAAGGCAGCATCAAATAGGGTAATGTCAGCATCCAAACAGTATATATCCTGAAAAGGCAGTATCATATTATGTCAAAAAAAATAGTATCTCCAATGTAGGATTTCATGTTACCAAGCTCTCGCTCGCGTTTTTGCATAAGCTGTCTTTGAAGGGCTTGGTTTTCTTCCGACATTCTGATCCTCCTGGCTCGAACCTGAGACTACACACAGGCTAGAGTCTGCATACATCTTAAAGTGGTTATTGCTTGTCGTTTGACCGATTGACTTTGAACCAACACTTTTAATCTCACAAGCCCTTTCAAATCCCGCAACTTTCTTCGTGCCTAATAACAACCAGAATCTTTGTGTCAGCATATTTACAACACAATATTAAGTGGAGGCTATATAGAAAACACTACCAAGAAACGCCGAAAAGCTGTCTGAACCTTAATGGCGGCTAAATCTTCCTTGGATTTACCTAAAAACCGTCTAAACGCTGCTGTTGCTACTGCTACCCTTGAGGTATAACCAGGCTTGCTCGGTTCATTCTCCGGTTTTGTGGTCTTCTTCGGCTCAACCTCTGGTTTTGTGGGTTTGCTCAGCTGATCTTCAGGCTTTGCGGGCTCGTTTGGCTCATGTTCTGGTGTTATTGTGGGTTTTGTTAGCTCGCTTTCTGGCTCCGTGGGTTTAATCATTTCGGCCTGTGATTCTGCAGGTTTGTCATCATCGTCATGTTCGGATGGAGGAGAACGAAGCGCAAGGGTGGCGAATGCAGATTCGGGTGGTTGTGAGGATTCTGATTCGACATTCGTTTGCCTTCCAAACCATGATTTCTTAGAAGCAGTTTTCTGAGGTGGTTTCTATACTAAAACATTAGACATAAACAAGTGTTAAAATCACATTGGCATTTCGTCGAACGCATGGTGTGCACAAAATAAACAACAAGAaaattgataaaatcaaaaaaaaaagaaacaccTTTTCTTCTGTATTTTCCTTTGAATCATTACTATAGACATATGCCTTCCTCACTGCAGAAAACCATCCACCCCCTTTCTTCCCCATTAACTCTTCCAATCATctctgaaaaattgaaaaaattagttaatttcaaaaattttaaaatcaCAATCGAGATCAAAACAGAAACAGAGAGACCCATGAATTCAATACGGAGAATATGATCAATTAACGTAGATTTAAGCGAAATACCTTAACAGAAAAACAAAATTTGCAATCTTAGTCTCGAAGCAATTCTTGTTGAAAAGATTATTAGAGGCAGAGAAACCAGAGTGGGGGGTTAATACCTAACGGCGAAAGAAGAAAACCCCTTTGTAATCGGTGCCGTGGTAGACCGGCGATGATGACGGTGAGAGAAATAGCAGGGAACAGAGCAACCGCACCCAGAAAAGTGATAAGGAGTCCCTTGCCGGAGAAGTAGAGGAGGAGAGCAGGCGGAAAATGCGGATGTCACTTCACTCGCATCACCCTGGTCGTTCTTCGGAACCGTAGTCTCGTCGTCGTGTCCTGAGTAACAGAGGGTCACCGGATAATGTAGCCGGCGACTGTGCACTCTCTCTCCAAGCccctctcccccccccccccccgattatCTTTCTGGAGATTTATTCTCTCTCTATCATGAATTGAAAAACATGATTGAAGGAGGTGAATGGATTAGAAACCGATGCATTCAATAGGAAGGCTGAAATCCCATAATTTAAAAAATTATTCCACTTCCTATTCTACCTGCTTAGATTTATTTGTACATACTGATTCAAAACTTGTACATACATAGATTATAGATTATTTTAATCAATATTATAAGTACTGTATTTATAACATCATAAATTTTGACTTTAAAACAGAACATGCAACTAAATTtttgattatatatatagatTGTTCTTAAAAACGAATAATGAGATGGTTGTTTAtgttatctatactatataataaaagaaatcatttttgagacacttgtcatcatattaggtcatatcttatggataattattattttagtttagtctcttctaattaattaaaaataatcctcctactaaatattatttagtttaattattacttttatttttatctatttacttcaaattcaaacttagttatcttatatttatctatttacttcaaattcaaacttagttatctaatttgatattagagtaaattacgactTTGgctctgtggttatatcacttttaccctttttgcacaaaaagaaattttttaacatctgatccctcaacgtctttttttctaacccttttggaccccaacgtctttttttctaatcaTTTTGGACCTCCAACGTCAtgttttctaacccttttggcccctaaaagtaaatggatggggttagtgtttgGGGCCAAAAGgattagaaaaaagacgttggaggctcagatgttaaaagattcattttttggctaaaagggtaaaagtgatataaccacataggccaaaatcgtaatttactcttgatattaactatatatttaaacgttttgtttagtttggtatcaaatagattttacgaaatttaaaataaaattaactaatattatttatcatttctacatttacaagttttaaataaatggttaaatttatcgagacttcgttaacaaatctTACTACaatataataatttatttatatcaatctaaataAATATCtattctatactatataataaaatattaatgtgTGACATATATCATTCATTGTAAgcatttattttataattttctcgGTTCACTTCCAAATTTATCTTATaccaattaaataaataaatgaataataagctaatattaaatttcatcctactttaaattttgacaaccattcttctatttttctaataaaatattattctaaAATTTAAGTTGTTAATTTAagattaaataaaagaaattatttATCaggaaaaccaaactttgtattaatatatgaaatatttttattttcattactaaaaaaaattattatatcaattttattacataatttataaatcaatttGTTCGGAATTGGTACCAATATTTTATCACTGAAATAGATGctgatttgcttcttgaataacatatCTTCTTTTCAAGAACCATCTTCACAATCACCAAATACATCGTGTATCGAGTATTATCCATTagtatattgaaagatatgacttttttttattattggtatataaaattagatttattaaatCCTTGTAATACACgtagttttttaaagatatacatttttattatttactatacaaaattacatttattcgacccgtgtaatacatgaggttttttaagatataacttttttattatttgatatataaaattagatttattcaattcgtacaatacatggggttttttaaggatatatattttttattatttagtatagaaaattacatttattcaacacgtgtaatacacatatttttaaagatgtagtttttttattatttggtatataaaattacatttatttaacccgtgtaataaaggaggttttttaaagatatattattttattatttggtaaacaatattacatttattcaaaacgtgtaatacacatggttttaaagatataactttttatttggtacataaaattatatttatttaacctgtacaatatggttcttatagatataactttttattatttaatttataaaattatatttattcaactcgtgcaataaaagaggtttttaaagatatattgttttatgatttaatatataaaattcatttattcgacccgtgtaatacacggggttataacctagttatttaATAAAATAGGTCAGAGTTAAGAAGTTAAAGTCGTTTTAATTTAATAGTTAAATGGTAAAATGTTTCTTTTATTAACGAAACATTgtatattttttgaaaaaaataagaTGAAAAAGTAATGTCAGAAGTGGGATTTGAACCCACGCCCCCTTTCGGAGACCAGAACTTGAGTCTGGCGCCTTAGACCACTCGGCCATCCTGACTGTTTGTTGTTTATTTGTGCCTTCATATATTTATCCCATATACTGCTAAGAACATTTACTACAAACCCCTACTCAAACAGAACCTTAATATCAttttaaaataacaaaaaacTGTTGTCAACCTAAGTACTTTTTTTTTTCACTTGGAAGAGTAGTTTGAATAGTAACTTTTAGATGGTTAACTTGTGCTAGATGGTATTATTGTATTAGTAATAAACCCGACCGTTATCTAACTCCGTTTAACCACTTTACCTATGTATCGTTTTAGATTCTAGATTACCCACTAATCTCTAGACGAGCTCTCATTAATATGATGACGCATTTCAATTCATTCAAGATTCACCTTGGTGGATCGTTCATTTATGTGGCGTTAATCATTAAGACCACATCTATTCACGTTTGTTGGTGTTAAGAATGAAAATCTATGGATAGGCAACTTCACCATAATTCGTATTTCACTCGAGTTTGTTCCCAATAGATAggaattagggctgtaaacgaatcaAACGTTCAATGAACAGCTTGTGAACCGTTCGTCTGaaagttcatttgtgttcgttcgtttattaaacaaacgaacacgaacaaaaaattcaGTTCGtgtagttaaatgaacaaacacgaacagaggtcgtgttcgttcatttatgttcgtgaacgtttggtaacgtgtttgtttgtgttcgatgATTCAttggtgtttttagtttttatattttatttaaatacttaaaaTTCCGAAATTAAATATTTGATAAtggtcagtgtattatatattttgtgaacgcttgtttgtttccatttgtgttcatcaacgttcgtttttgttcgttgcctaaaattaacaaacaaacacaaacacaaacgaacatgaacaagttcctttccttaacaaacgaaaaCGAACacaaaatctcgttcggtaagtattcacgaacagttcgtgaacacatatatttcttaacaaacgaacatgaacaaggtaTTGTTCGTATTCGTTCGGTTCGTTCGCCGCCCTAATAGGAATAATAGGATAGTCGCATGAGCGTTCACAAGGTCTAGTACTACTAGACGTTCGTGTCGCAGAAAGGCAAAGTGGTCAATTTTGTCAGGTTTTACATCAGTTTCGCAAATGCTTTAAGCCGATTGCCTCATCCCGTATCTCTTAAGCTACAACGTCCCACCAATCCTCTGCATACGTCCACCTCCTAAACATAGTCGGTCACCTAAACCTGACATAAACCCTGGCAAGGGATCGGACGTTTTGCATTTTGCAACTGATTATCGAACTATAACGACTATTGTTATACCAAGAAACAGTTTTTGATGTTTCTACTTATGATGAACCGATCATAGGCAATCACATATTAGACGATACCAGTTCTTTTCAACGTCTTTTCCTTCACTTTCTCGGCGGTGACGTCCAAACGTCACCAAACTCAGCACAAACTATTTCATCAGTAGTAATTGTCAGACAACAAAGAGTACGAACATATCTCACGTTATCTTCAACAATCCGCTTAAGTTTTTAATACAACCGATTAGCTAGTATCACATAACCACGTTCAAATCACACATCCAAACACCATTTTAACCCGTATTGCAGTTTTTTCAATCAAAGTTTCTTAGTTTTCGGTACGGTTCAAAAGGGACATCTTTAATAATCATTAATCAATCTTTCCTAAATCTTATTGCCTTAACATTTTAGAAGCCATATGGAGTAAGTAGTAACAACTCACATATTACACAACAGCAATAAGTCAACAGTAAGTTTTCAAATAAAAAATGTTAGTCAAAACGAGAGGTATTTTACCATTTTACCAGTTTACCCTCTGATATTATCTGCGGAATCATCATTCTCTTCATGATCTCCTTGTCTGATTTTCGCAATCTCGTCTCTTGCTCTATCAAGAATCTTCTGTTTTTGTAATTCCAAATCTTTATAAAAATCCATCCGCATTTTCTCTAATTCCATCATCTGCTTTCTCTTCCCGTTTTCGATCTTCTCGTAAATGTCACTAAACCTGTTAATGGAGTCCGCAAGCAATTTAAACGAACCACCATTGACTTTCTCCCTTACGTATCTTGACTTTTTCGGTGGCAACAAATCCAAATCATCATcgtcgtcatcgtcttcatcacCGTCTTGAGAGTTTGCGTTACCGGGGCCATCCCTTGTTTCACCCAACCCATTTGCGCGATTTAAATACGCGTTCGGATTCATCAAAACAAGCTCCCTTGAATTCGCCTGTTGAACTGGTGTTGCCACCATTAACATATTCATTTTCTTGAAATACACCCATTTTGTATCTGAAATCTTGTTTTGTTCCAACAAAGCTTTCTCCTTTTTATACTTCTTTTTCAACGTGTCCAGACGGTTTCTACACTGAGTGTCGGTTCTTTCTAATTTCGACCCTTGCGAAACTTTTTCCGCAACTTCTTGCCATTCTTCCGATCTGAGACTTTTTCTACCACGTTGAAGAAACCTTTCGCCCCACGCGTCAAGAAGAATAAACGTCTCGCGTTCACTCCAGTCCGTAAGTGTGTTTCTTCCACCAGACTTACCGGCAGGCGGTGCTAATCCTACCTGCGGCGGTGGTAGCGGCACTCGTGGTGCTAACTCAAAACTCGACGATAAGCTCTTCAGTTTCCTCTTTTTGGGATGCCTATGTATATTTAAACCGTCACTTCGTTTATAAtcttcaccaccaccatcaccatcatcgtcATTATTATTATCACTATCATCACCGTCACCATAATCATTGTCACCATACTCACCGTTCCGCTGAACCGAACCATTCattccaccatcaccatcaatggcttcttcttcatcctcttcaacatcatcatcctcatcaacatAATTCTCAGCAACCAGCTGAGACTGAGGTCGAGGCAAATTCCGAACCGAAACCTTGGGTCGGGTCGACCCGTACCCTTGACTCACAGCGTAATTCGACAAATATCTCGAATCTCCCTCACTTCCATCCATCAGAACACACCAAATCCACAATCAAGATCCAAATCTCCCAAACAAATCAACCAGAAACACTTAATTCAAACAAACTACACACTATTTCTCCATCCAAAACCCTAATAATTCAAATTTCCCAAAATACACACTAAAAACAACGAAATTGAAACCCTAACTTCTCAAATTCAACTAAATTCActtgaaataataataatttttcaaACAATCTGTACCTGAAACGCTAATTTCAATAAGTATGGTAAAACGGAGCAATTTTTACCTTTAGCGTGTGGATTTTTGGAACAAGATCTCGAATTGAGATCGATAATCGACCATTGATGGGTTAAATGGGATGAGAGAAAGACTAATTTGAAGGTTgatgaagaattagggtttggaATTGAAGAAATTAGTGCGGGtggtgaaattagggtttggaatTGGGGATATTGGAAAGTGGACAACGTGAAGTGGTCATAGATTGATTACCTGAAGAATGAAGATTCCGTGATGCTAAAATACGCTGGGGAGTGTAGTGTTTTTTGATAGATGACTAGGTGGGTCCTACCCGTGTGTTGTAGAGTGGGTCCGGGAACATTCAAAGGCCTAATTAATAGTCCGCTTGTAATAGACTATCGGGTGTGGGGCGTTTTATGGGGCGGGGATGTCAGGTAATGCTTGGTAACCCACACCGTGGCAGCGTTGGTCACGACGTTGCCTCGCTAGCGTGACTTTGAAGTCCGCCGTTGGGCGGGAGGCGGTCTCAGCTAGTTAGCTAGGATTGGTGAATGAAAGTGGATCGTTTGGGGTAGCTATTAGCCAACGgctagtttatttttttttaaaaaaaattatttcttttttatatttataaatactaccactttttttacaattttttctAATTCTCTACATCTCTACTTCTTCTatctctatatttttttttataaatttaactCACTTAATCCTTTACAATGCATCAATTTAACCAAAACTACGACCCAGACAACCCCTTCTAtctctatatttttttataaatttaactCACTTATGTAgttttttcttaattttatttgtagtttaaaaaaactatatataatcTTCTATTTTAGTTAAATGAATTTTAAATAGTAAAAAACTAACAAATTACACATGGCTGGACACGCCATCCGAAGCCACGCCTACCCACACCCAACCAAATCCCTGTCACACCGCAACCTCCCTTGTGAATCCCACACCTGCCACTTGTCGAGCAATATTCTAAGTTATCTTCATTCTTCATACTCTTTTATGACATTCAAGTCTTGAATTTAATATTCTAAATTATtggaataaatataaattaaGTGCATAGGAAATAAACTTAATAAATAATAGCAAAAGAAAACTaattgtaataatttgttttaaaTGGATTAATAATaagctttttaaatttttaacggCAATTTCTTTATTCTCTGCCATCTATGAGACTTGAACTAAAAAATCCCTATTCCAAAATATCTTAAGCTTTTTAAATAAGTGAGATAGGGATTGAGATTCATATGGGGACTAAACCCTTTTAAATGGGTAATAATTGAGATTGGGTAGAAAaaataacatgtttttttttataaaaaccatGATCTGTTGCTTCTTCTATATTTCAAACAATTCGTATAAATAATTGTAGTTATACTCTTATAAATTACatttgtgttttagaaaaaaaaaaaggatAATGAATAAAGCTCAATTTATAATAGACACCTATGTAAATTGGATTAAGTAACAAAAATTGAGAATCTATACTATAAGCTAAATCATATATGAGACACGTGACGCTCTATGGAGTTATCTCATTTATATTTTCCCGTCTAATAAAATAGAtatagatgatgtttaaaaaatAAACCTAACAAAATTTATAATTGTTACG
It encodes:
- the LOC110901833 gene encoding protein IQ-DOMAIN 14: MGKKGGGWFSAVRKAYVYSNDSKENTEEKKPPQKTASKKSWFGRQTNVESESSQPPESAFATLALRSPPSEHDDDDKPAESQAEMIKPTEPESELTKPTITPEHEPNEPAKPEDQLSKPTKPEVEPKKTTKPENEPSKPGYTSRVAVATAAFRRFLGKSKEDLAAIKVQTAFRRFLARRKLRDLKGLVRLKVLVQSQSVKRQAITTLRCMQTLACV
- the LOC110909683 gene encoding trihelix transcription factor ASIL1; the protein is MDGSEGDSRYLSNYAVSQGYGSTRPKVSVRNLPRPQSQLVAENYVDEDDDVEEDEEEAIDGDGGMNGSVQRNGEYGDNDYGDGDDSDNNNDDDGDGGGEDYKRSDGLNIHRHPKKRKLKSLSSSFELAPRVPLPPPQVGLAPPAGKSGGRNTLTDWSERETFILLDAWGERFLQRGRKSLRSEEWQEVAEKVSQGSKLERTDTQCRNRLDTLKKKYKKEKALLEQNKISDTKWVYFKKMNMLMVATPVQQANSRELVLMNPNAYLNRANGLGETRDGPGNANSQDGDEDDDDDDDLDLLPPKKSRYVREKVNGGSFKLLADSINRFSDIYEKIENGKRKQMMELEKMRMDFYKDLELQKQKILDRARDEIAKIRQGDHEENDDSADNIRG